The following are encoded together in the Phaseolus vulgaris cultivar G19833 chromosome 9, P. vulgaris v2.0, whole genome shotgun sequence genome:
- the LOC137821721 gene encoding RNA-binding protein 1-like, which yields MADPYYSYGAPAAADGASIGRTSFAGYIPTEPSNSTELRGIGSDYLQRDIGLFYSADDTLGSRVHSEPVKGYSPLADPELTKKRDMAPLGISHGVSDVNSKRASSKSSYDGLPAADSNILFVGGLPNNCTRREVGHLFRPFIGYKDIRVVHKEPRRSGDKAVTLCFVEFLDSKCALTALEALQGYKFDDKLPDSPTLKIQFAHFPFRLPSEHGNSLTA from the exons ATGGCGGATCCCTACTACTCGTATGGTGCTCCGGCAGCCGCGGACGGAG CAAGCATTGGGAGGACCAGCTTCGCTGGTTATATTCCAACGGAGCCTTCAAATTCCACTGAATTGCGGGGTATTGGATCAGATTACCTGCAGAGAGAC ATAGGCTTGTTTTATAGTGCTGATGATACTTTGGGATCTAGGGTTCATTCTGAGCCTGTTAAGGGTTATTCACCTCTCGCAGATCCTGAGCTGACTAAAAAACGAGATATGGCACCACTAGGTATTAGTCATGGTGTTTCTGATGTAAACAGTAAAAGAGCGTCATCTAAAAGCAGTTACGATGGCCTGCCCGCAGCAGACTCCAACATTCTGTTTGTTGGTGGACTTCCAAATAACTGCACCAGAAGGGAAGTTGGGC ATCTTTTCCGCCCCTTTATTGGCTATAAGGATATCAGAGTTGTTCACAAGGAGCCTAGACGT AGCGGTGACAAGGCTGTGACTTTGTGTTTTGTGGAGTTTCTTGACTCCAAATGTGCTCTCACTGCCCTGGAAGCCCTGcaag GGTACAAGTTTGATGATAAATTGCCTGACTCGCCAACCCTAAAAATACAGTTTGCGCACTTCCCATTTCGTCTACCGTCTGAACATGGCAACAGCTTAACAGCATGA